One Ricinus communis isolate WT05 ecotype wild-type chromosome 1, ASM1957865v1, whole genome shotgun sequence DNA window includes the following coding sequences:
- the LOC8287188 gene encoding protease Do-like 2, chloroplastic isoform X1: MAVAAATCCFSALTSTVKFRCYVTSQRHFATSHHRSLTSSKAINHSGRNSKRGSSSSIDKSNNRNNAKLKGKRSNLYSDENGGKAERGKAQSVAYKSFGTERKDKKEFQFDSNELQIESGKLQDMAFLNAVVKVYCTHTAPDYSLPWQKQRQYTSTGSAFMIGDGKLLTNAHCVEHYTQVKVKRRGDDTKYVAKVLARGVDCDIALLSVKDKEFWEGAEPLQLGHLPRLQDAVTVVGYPLGGDTISVTKGVVSRIEVTSYAHGSSDLLGIQIDAAINPGNSGGPAFNEQGECIGVAFQVYRSEEAENIGYVIPTTVVSHFLNDYERNGKYTGFPCLGVLLQKLENPALRACLKVESNEGVLVRRIEPTSDANNVLKEGDVIVSFDDVNVGCEGTVPFRSNERIAFRYLISQKFAGDVAELGIIRAGSFMKVKVVLNPRVHLVPYHVDGGQPSYLIIAGLVFTPLSEPLIDEECEGSIGLKLLAKARYSLARFKGEQIVILSQVLANEVNIGYEDMSNQQVLKFNGTRIKNIHHLAYLVDSCKDKYLVFEFEDNYLAVLERQPATAASSCILTDYGIPSERSPDLLKPYVDSQVDNQLAEQDALGDSPVSNLEIGNDGILWA, encoded by the exons ATGGCTGTAGCTGCAGCTACCTGCTGCTTCTCAGCTCTGACCTCCACCGTTAAATTCCGCTGTTATGTTACTTCCCAGCGCCATTTCGCTACGTCACATCATCGATCCCTCACTTCTTCTAAAGCTATCAATCACAGCGGACGTAACTCAAAGCGAGGTTCCTCGTCTTCTATTGATAAATCCAACAACAGAAAT AATGCGAAATTAAAAGGTAAGAGGAGTAATTTATATAGCGATGAAAATGGTGGTAAAGCAGAGAGAGGGAAAGCTCAATCAGTGGCTTATAAGTCATTTGGAACggaaagaaaagataagaaagaGTTTCAGTTTGATTCGAACGAGCTTCAG ATTGAATCAGGGAAACTTCAGGATATGGCTTTTCTAAATGCTGTTGTTAAG gtTTACTGCACCCATACCGCACCTGATTATTCCCTTCCCTGGCAAAAGCAAAGGCAATATACAAGCACTGGAAG TGCGTTCATGATTGGGGATGGAAAGCTTTTGACAAATGCGCATTGTGTTGAACATTATACACAA GTCAAAGTAAAGAGAAGGGGAGATGATACTAAATATGTCGCTAAG GTATTAGCCAGAGGTGTAGATTGTGATATAGCATTACTTTCCGTGAAGGATAAGGAATTTTGGGAAGGAGCTGAACCACTCCAATTGGGACACTTGCCACGTCTTCag GATGCAGTAACTGTTGTGGGATATCCCCTTGGAGGAGACACCATTTCAGTGACAAAGGGAGTTGTATCACGTATAGAG GTTACATCATATGCTCATGGATCATCAGACTTGCTGGGTATTCAAATTGATGCAGCAATAAATCCTG GTAATAGTGGTGGTCCTGCATTCAACGAACAAGGGGAGTGCATTGGAGTGGCATTTCAG GTTTACAGATCTGAAGAAGCTGAGAATATCGGATATGTGATTCCAACAACTGTTGTATCTCATTTTCTAAATGATTATGAGAGGAATGGGAAATACACTG GCTTTCCATGTCTTGGTGTATTGTTGCAAAAGTTGGAGAATCCGGCATTACGTGCATGCCTAAAAGTAGAGTCTAATGAG GGTGTACTGGTACGGCGAATTGAACCAACGTCTGATGCAAATAATGTCTTAAAGGAG GGGGATGTGATTGTGAGCTTTGATGATGTTAATGTAGGGTGTGAAGGAACAGTGCCCTTTCGATCAAATGAGCGCATTGCATTCCGTTATCTCATTAGTCAAAA ATTTGCTGGTGATGTGGCAGAACTTGGTATCATTAGAGCAGGCTCATTCATGAAGGTTAAAGTAGTTTTGAATCCCAGAGTGCACTTG GTTCCCTATCATGTTGATGGAGGTCAGCcttcttatttaataattgcTGGTTTGGTGTTTACCCCTCTTTCAGAACCGCTGATAGA TGAGGAGTGTGAAGGCTCTATAGGG TTGAAGCTTCTAGCAAAAGCACGCTACTCTTTGGCAAGGTTCAAAGGGGAACAAATTGTTATCCTATCACAG gTCTTAGCAAATGAAGTCAACATTGGATATGAGGATATGAGCAATCAGCAG GTACTGAAGTTCAATGGTactcgtattaaaaatatccatCACCTTGCCTATCTTGTCGATT CATGCAAGGACAAATATTTGGTTTTTGAGTTTGAAGACAATTATCTCGCCGTGTTGGAGAGGCAACCAGCTACCGCTGCTTCATCTTGTATCCTCACAGATTATGGGATACCATCTGAACGATCTCCTGATCTGTTGAAGCCATACGTGGATTCACAAGTAGACAACCAATTAGCAGAACAAGATGCACTTGGTGACAGTCCAGTTTCAAATCTGGAAATTGGCAATGACGGAATCCTCTGGGCGTAA
- the LOC8287187 gene encoding probable indole-3-pyruvate monooxygenase YUCCA10, producing MQEQIAIIVGAGPSGLATSACLNLYSIPHIILEREDCCASLWKKYSYDRLHLHLKKQFSELPHMSFPSSCPTYISKDQFIQYLDGYVSHFKISPLYQRCVELATYDQETKKWILKVRNVNSGDVEDYSARFLIVASGETCDPFIPDVEGLNSFSGDALHSTQFKNGKAYRNKNVLVVGSGNSGMEIALDLVNHGSKTSIVVRSPVHILSREMVYLALAMLKYFPLGLVDSLLVLLSKVVFGDLTKYGMSRATEGPFFMKVAYGKYPIIDVGTFNKIKSGEIQVLPAVESIRGNEVIFKNGKSHAFDKVIFCTGFKRSTNKWLKGDDYLLNEDGMSKPSYPNHWKGKNGLYCIGLARRGIYGASADAQNTADDIKSLL from the exons ATGCAAGAGCAAATTGCAATTATAGTAGGAGCTGGCCCTTCTGGTCTGGCAACTTCTGCATGCCTAAACCTGTATTCAATCCCTCATATCATTCTTGAAAGAGAAGATTGCTGTGCTTCTCTTTGGAAGAAATATTCATACGATCGTCTCCATCTCCACCTAAAGAAACAATTCAGCGAGTTACCTCACATGTCTTTCCCTTCTTCTTGCCCTACTTATATCTCAAAAGATCAGTTTATTCAATACTTGGATGGCTACGTTTCTCATTTCAAGATTTCTCCTTTGTACCAAAGATGTGTTGAGTTAGCAACATACGATCAAGAAACCAAGAAATGGATTCTTAAGGTCAGGAATGTGAATTCTGGTGATGTTGAAGATTACTCTGCTAGGTTTTTGATCGTGGCTAGCGGAGAAACTTGCGATCCTTTTATACCAGATGTTGAAGGACTGAATAGTTTCAGTGGCGATGCTCTTCACTCTACCCAGTTCAAAAACGGCAAGGCTTATAGAAACAAGAATGTTCTGGTTGTTGGTTCTGGTAATTCTGGTATGGAGATCGCATTAGACCTTGTAAATCATGGTTCCAAAACTTCCATCGTCGTTCGTAGCCCg GTTCACATTCTTTCTAGGGAGATGGTGTACTTGGCTTTGGCTATGTTGAAGTATTTTCCATTAGGTTTGGTGGACTCATTGCTGGTGTTGCTTAGCAAGGTTGTATTCGGAGACTTGACCAAGTATGGAATGAGTAGGGCAACAGAGGGACCCTTTTTTATGAAAGTGGCTTACGGCAAGTATCCTATTATCGACGTGGGTACTTTCAATAAGATCAAGTCCGGGGAAATTCAG GTCTTGCCTGCAGTTGAAAGTATAAGAGGCAATGAGGTAATATTTAAGAATGGCAAGTCACACGCATTTGACAAAGTCATTTTTTGTACTGGCTTCAAGAGATCGACAAATAAATGGCTGAag GGGGATGATTACCTTTTGAATGAAGATGGAATGTCAAAGCCAAGTTACCCAAATCATTGGAAGGGAAAGAATGGCCTCTACTGCATTGGACTGGCAAGGAGAGGGATATATGGAGCTAGTGCAGATGCACAAAACACAGCCGACGACATCAAGTCACTTCTGTAG
- the LOC8287185 gene encoding protein NETWORKED 3C: protein MVEMTKKEMETSHWWWFDSHHSSLRSPWLQSTLAELDNKTKAMLKVIEEDADSFAQRAEMYYKKRPELISMVEDFYRTHRSLAERYDQLKSDSGNRLLTTLGSPFSAKYQSQKFMGGMDRADDSHSETYELQKSIGGMNRAYDSHSETYEHQKFVCGMNQTYDSHSDIYDLEDSAESEVDDPEQADETQSEIEMGEVEEPEQRLETREVQAEDLGTVCNDEVAKLHEEIERLKEENRIQKDQLLQKDEEKREVIRQLSLAVEVIKLENLKLRKCVARDSPKKGSFFEFNKLKEVFSGKLFNGSANSRLSVVAL from the exons ATGGTGGAGATGACAAAGAAGGAAATGGAAACTTCACACTGGTGGTGGTTTGATTCTCACCATAGCTCACTGCGCTCTCCATGGCTACAATCCACTCTTGCCG AACTAGACAATAAGACAAAGGCAATGCTGAAAGTGATAGAGGAAGATGCAGATTCCTTTGCTCAACGTGCAGAGATGTACTATAAGAAACGACCAGAGTTGATTAGCATGGTTGAAGATTTTTACAGAACCCATCGTTCACTAGCAGAGCGATATGATCAACTTAAGTCTGACTCTGGAAATCGCCTCCTAACAACATTGGGTTCTCCCTTTTCAGCCAAATATCAATCCCAGAAGTTCATGGGTGGGATGGATCGAGCCGATGACAGCCATTCTGAAACTTATGAACTGCAGAAGTCCATTGGTGGGATGAATCGAGCCTATGACAGCCATTCTGAAACTTATGAACATCAGAAATTTGTCTGTGGGATGAATCAAACCTATGATAGCCATTCTGACATTTATGACCTAGAGGATTCTGCCGAATCTGAAGTTGATGATCCTGAACAAGCAGATGAAACTCAATCTGAAATAGAAATGGGAGAAGTTGAGGAACCTGAACAGAGATTAGAAACTAGAGAAGTTCAAGCTGAAGATTTAGGTACAGTATGCAATGATGAAGTGGCGAAGTTGCATGAAGAAATAGAAAGGCTCAAGGAAGAGAACAGGATTCAAAAGGATCAACTTTTGCAGAAAgatgaagagaaaagagaggtAATAAGACAGCTCAGTTTAGCTGTGGAAGTAATTAAACTAGAGAATTTGAAGCTGAGGAAGTGTGTAGCCAGAGATTCCCCCAAGAAAGGGAGCTTTTTTGAGTTCAACAAGTTGAAGGAAGTATTTTCAGGGAAGCTTTTCAATGGATCTGCAAATTCTCGTCTGAGTGTAGTAGCTCTCTAG
- the LOC107261390 gene encoding classical arabinogalactan protein 26, which yields MASFSSFLAKFVIFMAYFSSLALTSEVLHVQYSTISAAPALLPEPPFSSTSPPPTSSLSPDIEPVFPTTGAAVPSPAESSLPTIPSSPSPPNPDIIDPEAPGPVFGISPSGSLPASSATSLTSSAILCLALHFLGLMVFCLEQLSA from the coding sequence ATGGCTTCCTTTTCGTCATTCTTGGCAAAGTTCGTGATTTTCATGGCATATTTTTCATCACTAGCTTTAACATCTGAAGTACTACATGTACAGTACTCTACTATATCAGCAGCACCTGCTCTCTTGCCTGAACCCCCCTTCTCCTCTACTTCTCCTCCTCCAACTTCAAGCTTATCACCAGATATTGAACCGGTTTTCCCTACTACAGGAGCTGCTGTTCCTTCTCCAGCCGAGTCTTCGCTGCCCACCATTCCTTCTAGTCCTAGCCCTCCAAATCCAGATATTATTGATCCAGAAGCGCCTGGTCCTGTGTTTGGAATTTCACCATCTGGGTCTTTGCCAGCTTCATCTGCAACTTCTTTAACTTCATCAGCAATTCTATGTTTAGCTTTGCATTTTCTTGGTCTGATGGTGTTTTGCTTAGAGCAGCTTTCTGCTTGA
- the LOC8287188 gene encoding protease Do-like 2, chloroplastic isoform X2: protein MAVAAATCCFSALTSTVKFRCYVTSQRHFATSHHRSLTSSKAINHSGRNSKRGSSSSIDKSNNRNNAKLKGKRSNLYSDENGGKAERGKAQSVAYKSFGTERKDKKEFQFDSNELQIESGKLQDMAFLNAVVKVYCTHTAPDYSLPWQKQRQYTSTGSAFMIGDGKLLTNAHCVEHYTQVKVKRRGDDTKYVAKVLARGVDCDIALLSVKDKEFWEGAEPLQLGHLPRLQDAVTVVGYPLGGDTISVTKGVVSRIEVTSYAHGSSDLLGIQIDAAINPGNSGGPAFNEQGECIGVAFQVYRSEEAENIGYVIPTTVVSHFLNDYERNGKYTGFPCLGVLLQKLENPALRACLKVESNEGVLVRRIEPTSDANNVLKEGDVIVSFDDVNVGCEGTVPFRSNERIAFRYLISQKFAGDVAELGIIRAGSFMKVKVVLNPRVHLVPYHVDGGQPSYLIIAGLVFTPLSEPLIDEECEGSIGLKLLAKARYSLARFKGEQIVILSQVLANEVNIGYEDMSNQQASSLFTLVVQLFQFVYAILEGPFNFSFHVLEQHARTNIWFLSLKTIISPCWRGNQLPLLHLVSSQIMGYHLNDLLIC, encoded by the exons ATGGCTGTAGCTGCAGCTACCTGCTGCTTCTCAGCTCTGACCTCCACCGTTAAATTCCGCTGTTATGTTACTTCCCAGCGCCATTTCGCTACGTCACATCATCGATCCCTCACTTCTTCTAAAGCTATCAATCACAGCGGACGTAACTCAAAGCGAGGTTCCTCGTCTTCTATTGATAAATCCAACAACAGAAAT AATGCGAAATTAAAAGGTAAGAGGAGTAATTTATATAGCGATGAAAATGGTGGTAAAGCAGAGAGAGGGAAAGCTCAATCAGTGGCTTATAAGTCATTTGGAACggaaagaaaagataagaaagaGTTTCAGTTTGATTCGAACGAGCTTCAG ATTGAATCAGGGAAACTTCAGGATATGGCTTTTCTAAATGCTGTTGTTAAG gtTTACTGCACCCATACCGCACCTGATTATTCCCTTCCCTGGCAAAAGCAAAGGCAATATACAAGCACTGGAAG TGCGTTCATGATTGGGGATGGAAAGCTTTTGACAAATGCGCATTGTGTTGAACATTATACACAA GTCAAAGTAAAGAGAAGGGGAGATGATACTAAATATGTCGCTAAG GTATTAGCCAGAGGTGTAGATTGTGATATAGCATTACTTTCCGTGAAGGATAAGGAATTTTGGGAAGGAGCTGAACCACTCCAATTGGGACACTTGCCACGTCTTCag GATGCAGTAACTGTTGTGGGATATCCCCTTGGAGGAGACACCATTTCAGTGACAAAGGGAGTTGTATCACGTATAGAG GTTACATCATATGCTCATGGATCATCAGACTTGCTGGGTATTCAAATTGATGCAGCAATAAATCCTG GTAATAGTGGTGGTCCTGCATTCAACGAACAAGGGGAGTGCATTGGAGTGGCATTTCAG GTTTACAGATCTGAAGAAGCTGAGAATATCGGATATGTGATTCCAACAACTGTTGTATCTCATTTTCTAAATGATTATGAGAGGAATGGGAAATACACTG GCTTTCCATGTCTTGGTGTATTGTTGCAAAAGTTGGAGAATCCGGCATTACGTGCATGCCTAAAAGTAGAGTCTAATGAG GGTGTACTGGTACGGCGAATTGAACCAACGTCTGATGCAAATAATGTCTTAAAGGAG GGGGATGTGATTGTGAGCTTTGATGATGTTAATGTAGGGTGTGAAGGAACAGTGCCCTTTCGATCAAATGAGCGCATTGCATTCCGTTATCTCATTAGTCAAAA ATTTGCTGGTGATGTGGCAGAACTTGGTATCATTAGAGCAGGCTCATTCATGAAGGTTAAAGTAGTTTTGAATCCCAGAGTGCACTTG GTTCCCTATCATGTTGATGGAGGTCAGCcttcttatttaataattgcTGGTTTGGTGTTTACCCCTCTTTCAGAACCGCTGATAGA TGAGGAGTGTGAAGGCTCTATAGGG TTGAAGCTTCTAGCAAAAGCACGCTACTCTTTGGCAAGGTTCAAAGGGGAACAAATTGTTATCCTATCACAG gTCTTAGCAAATGAAGTCAACATTGGATATGAGGATATGAGCAATCAGCAGGCAAGTTCCCTATTCACTTTGGTCGTCCAACTCTTCCAATTTGTATATGCAATACTTGAAGGACCATTCAATTTCAG CTTCCATGTTCTTGAACAGCATGCAAGGACAAATATTTGGTTTTTGAGTTTGAAGACAATTATCTCGCCGTGTTGGAGAGGCAACCAGCTACCGCTGCTTCATCTTGTATCCTCACAGATTATGGGATACCATCTGAACGATCTCCTGATCTGTTGA
- the LOC8287188 gene encoding protease Do-like 2, chloroplastic isoform X3, which yields MAVAAATCCFSALTSTVKFRCYVTSQRHFATSHHRSLTSSKAINHSGRNSKRGSSSSIDKSNNRNNAKLKGKRSNLYSDENGGKAERGKAQSVAYKSFGTERKDKKEFQFDSNELQIESGKLQDMAFLNAVVKVYCTHTAPDYSLPWQKQRQYTSTGSAFMIGDGKLLTNAHCVEHYTQVKVKRRGDDTKYVAKVLARGVDCDIALLSVKDKEFWEGAEPLQLGHLPRLQDAVTVVGYPLGGDTISVTKGVVSRIEVTSYAHGSSDLLGIQIDAAINPGNSGGPAFNEQGECIGVAFQVYRSEEAENIGYVIPTTVVSHFLNDYERNGKYTGFPCLGVLLQKLENPALRACLKVESNEGVLVRRIEPTSDANNVLKEGDVIVSFDDVNVGCEGTVPFRSNERIAFRYLISQKFAGDVAELGIIRAGSFMKVKVVLNPRVHLVPYHVDGGQPSYLIIAGLVFTPLSEPLIDEECEGSIGLKLLAKARYSLARFKGEQIVILSQVLANEVNIGYEDMSNQQASSLFTLVVQLFQFVYAILEGPFNFSMQGQIFGF from the exons ATGGCTGTAGCTGCAGCTACCTGCTGCTTCTCAGCTCTGACCTCCACCGTTAAATTCCGCTGTTATGTTACTTCCCAGCGCCATTTCGCTACGTCACATCATCGATCCCTCACTTCTTCTAAAGCTATCAATCACAGCGGACGTAACTCAAAGCGAGGTTCCTCGTCTTCTATTGATAAATCCAACAACAGAAAT AATGCGAAATTAAAAGGTAAGAGGAGTAATTTATATAGCGATGAAAATGGTGGTAAAGCAGAGAGAGGGAAAGCTCAATCAGTGGCTTATAAGTCATTTGGAACggaaagaaaagataagaaagaGTTTCAGTTTGATTCGAACGAGCTTCAG ATTGAATCAGGGAAACTTCAGGATATGGCTTTTCTAAATGCTGTTGTTAAG gtTTACTGCACCCATACCGCACCTGATTATTCCCTTCCCTGGCAAAAGCAAAGGCAATATACAAGCACTGGAAG TGCGTTCATGATTGGGGATGGAAAGCTTTTGACAAATGCGCATTGTGTTGAACATTATACACAA GTCAAAGTAAAGAGAAGGGGAGATGATACTAAATATGTCGCTAAG GTATTAGCCAGAGGTGTAGATTGTGATATAGCATTACTTTCCGTGAAGGATAAGGAATTTTGGGAAGGAGCTGAACCACTCCAATTGGGACACTTGCCACGTCTTCag GATGCAGTAACTGTTGTGGGATATCCCCTTGGAGGAGACACCATTTCAGTGACAAAGGGAGTTGTATCACGTATAGAG GTTACATCATATGCTCATGGATCATCAGACTTGCTGGGTATTCAAATTGATGCAGCAATAAATCCTG GTAATAGTGGTGGTCCTGCATTCAACGAACAAGGGGAGTGCATTGGAGTGGCATTTCAG GTTTACAGATCTGAAGAAGCTGAGAATATCGGATATGTGATTCCAACAACTGTTGTATCTCATTTTCTAAATGATTATGAGAGGAATGGGAAATACACTG GCTTTCCATGTCTTGGTGTATTGTTGCAAAAGTTGGAGAATCCGGCATTACGTGCATGCCTAAAAGTAGAGTCTAATGAG GGTGTACTGGTACGGCGAATTGAACCAACGTCTGATGCAAATAATGTCTTAAAGGAG GGGGATGTGATTGTGAGCTTTGATGATGTTAATGTAGGGTGTGAAGGAACAGTGCCCTTTCGATCAAATGAGCGCATTGCATTCCGTTATCTCATTAGTCAAAA ATTTGCTGGTGATGTGGCAGAACTTGGTATCATTAGAGCAGGCTCATTCATGAAGGTTAAAGTAGTTTTGAATCCCAGAGTGCACTTG GTTCCCTATCATGTTGATGGAGGTCAGCcttcttatttaataattgcTGGTTTGGTGTTTACCCCTCTTTCAGAACCGCTGATAGA TGAGGAGTGTGAAGGCTCTATAGGG TTGAAGCTTCTAGCAAAAGCACGCTACTCTTTGGCAAGGTTCAAAGGGGAACAAATTGTTATCCTATCACAG gTCTTAGCAAATGAAGTCAACATTGGATATGAGGATATGAGCAATCAGCAGGCAAGTTCCCTATTCACTTTGGTCGTCCAACTCTTCCAATTTGTATATGCAATACTTGAAGGACCATTCAATTTCAG CATGCAAGGACAAATATTTGGTTTTTGA
- the LOC8287184 gene encoding sodium/hydrogen exchanger 2, producing the protein MGLSLVSVMKLGLRSGPDEAHIDSITLFVALLCACILIGHLFEKNRWMNESITALVIGLCTGVIILLATEGKSSHLFQFSEELFFIYVLPPIIFNAGFQVKKKQFFRNFITIMLFGVVGTLISFIIISLGAVQLFKTLGIDFLDTMDYLALGAIFSATDSVCTLQVLNQEETPLLYSLVFGEGVVNDATSVVLFNAIQGFDLSHITSSIALELFGQFIYLFATSTFLGVAVGLICAFIIKKLYFGRHSTDREVALMVLMAYLSYIMAELFNLSAILTVFFCGIAMSHYTWHNVTESSRVTTKHAFATMSFIAEIFIFLYVGMDALDMEKWKFVSKSPGTSVGVSSILLGLILVGRAAFIFPLSFISNLKRNSQSDRIGLKQQVVIWWAGLMRGAVSMALAYNKFTKLGHTQLPGNAILITSTITVVLFSTVVFGLVTKPLIRLLLPRKYLSSLLPSDLATSTDFKSLASPLLSNGNGKDQEFDIPRPTSLRMLLTTPTNAVHYYWRKFDDTIMRPVFGGRGFMPYVPGSPTGNTLL; encoded by the exons ATGGGGTTAAGTTTGGTATCAGTTATGAAATTGGGGCTGAGATCAGGACCTGATGAAGCTCATATAGATTCTATTACTTTATTTGTGGCTCTTCTTTGTGCTTGCATTTTGATTGGCCATCTTTTTGAGAAGAATCGATGGATGAACGAATCAATTACTGCCCTTGTCATT GGTCTGTGTACTGGGGTTATAATCCTGCTAGCTACTGAAGGAAAAAGCTCACACCTTTTTCAATTTAGTGAAGagcttttttttatatatgttcttCCACCTATCATTTTCAATGCTGG GTTCCAGGTAAAAAAGAAGCAGTTTTTTCGAAACTTTATCACAATCATGTTATTTGGTGTTGTTGGGACTCTGATATCCTTCATCATCATATCACTGG GTGCAGTGCAGTTATTCAAGACATTAGGTATTGATTTCTTGGATACAATGGATTATCTAG CACTGGGAGCAATATTTTCTGCCACAGATTCTGTTTGCACCTTGCAG GTGCTCAATCAGGAAGAAACACCTTTGCTGTACAGTCTAGTTTTTGGGGAGGGTGTGGTAAATGATGCCACATCTGTTGTACTTTTCAATGCAATCCAGGGATTTGACCTCTCTCACATCACCTCAAGCATTGCTTTGGAGCTGTTTGGTCAATTCATATATTTGTTTGCTACTAGTACATTCCTTGGGGTGGCG gTTGGATTAATATGTGCATTTATCATAAAGAAGTTGTACTTTGGCAG GCACTCTACTGATCGTGAAGTTGCCCTGATGGTTCTCATGGCTTATCTTTCCTATATCATGGCTGAA CTGTTCAATTTAAGTGCCATTCTTACTGTGTTCTTCTGTGGGATTGCCATGTCGCACTACACCTGGCATAATGTGACTGAAAGTTCAAGAGTAACGACCAA GCATGCTTTTGCTACAATGTCATTTATTGCAGAAATCTTCATCTTCCTATATGTTGGCATGGATGCCTTGGACATGGAgaaatggaaatttgtgagcaaGAG TCCTGGCACATCAGTAGGTGTGAGTTCAATACTTCTTGGGTTAATTCTGGTCGGAAGAGCTGCTTTTATATTTCCTTTGTCTTTTATATCCAATTTGAAAAGGAATTCTCAAAGTGACAGAATTGGACTAAAGCAGCAG GTTGTGATATGGTGGGCAGGGCTCATGCGAGGAGCTGTATCAATGGCACTTGCTTATAATAAG TTTACCAAGTTGGGGCATACTCAACTGCCAGGAAATGCGATCCTGATAACCAGCACCATTACAGTTGTTCTTTTTAGCACTGTG GTATTCGGATTAGTGACCAAGCCTCTGATAAGGCTGTTGTTGCCAAGGAAATATTTGAGCAGCTTATTACCCTCTGATCTGGCAACTTCAACCGACTTCAAATCTCTTGCTTCACCTCTTCTATCCAATGGCAATGGAAAAGATCAAGAGTTTGATATTCCCCGGCCGACGAGTCTACGAATGCTCTTGACAACTCCGACGAATGCCGTCCATTACTATTGGCGAAAATTTGATGACACCATAATGCGTCCTGTGTTTGGTGGCAGAGGATTTATGCCATACGTCCCTGGCTCACCAACAGGGAATACTCTTCTttga